TCCCCGGGGCTGCTTCCTGCATATGGTAAAGATTGAGCTGCTGGCCAATTTTACGGTGATCCCGTTTGGCTGCCTCTGCCAAACGCTGCAGATAGTGTTCAAGACCCGCTTGATCCGCCCAGGCTGTCCCATAAATCCGCTGCAGCATCTTGTTGTGACTGTCGCCACGCCAATAAGCGCCTGACACTTTGAGTAATTTAAAATGGCGGCAGAAGCGCATGTTAGGGACATGGGGTCCGCGACACATATCCACGTACTCTTGATGATGATAGAGTGCTGGCCGATCGGTTTGGCGAATATTGTCCTCTAAAATAGTGATTTTATAAGGCTCTTCACGCTGCACAAAGCGATCCCGGGCTGCCTGCCAACTGACTCGCTCTTTAATGACCGGATAGTTCGTTTGCGCCAGTTGCAGCATACGGATCTCAAGCTGTGCCAACGCCTGCTCATCCAGCGGCGTCTCCAGATCAACATCGTAATAAAATCCATCCTTGATCACAGGTCCAATGGCCATCCGTGTCTCTGGCCAGAGCTGCTTGATTGCATGCCCCAGCAGATGGGCACAAGAGTGACGAATAATCTCCAGGCCCTCCGGCATCAGGGGCGTAATAATCATCAGGGTGGCATCCTGCTCGATCAGATCGCCGGCATCTACCCTTTGACCATTCACCAAGCCTGCCAGACACTGTTTGGCTAAACGGGGGCTGATAGTTTCGGCCACTGCTACAGGAGAAACGGGATGAGGATAGTGACGCTGACTACCGTCGGCGAGCGTAATCACCGGCATACTAACTCCTTCTCGACAGTACACTAGCGCATTTCATCATGTTGCCAGAGTTTACTTTCTAAACGGACCATTTTGTCAGATAACGAGACTAAACACCATAAGCAAATAAACTCTCCATCAGTAGGCCTCTACTGCTCAAGGAAGGTTCTAGGCTAAAGCCTACAATCCTCCGCACGCCCATCCAAGCAGAACGAGCACCCTCATGACTAAGATCTTATAAAATAACACTTTAAAGTTATATTGTTCATGCATCATCAGGGTGCTAGAATCGACTGCGCTACTGCTCAAAAAATATCCCTCAGGGGTTTAGCGTATGCTATGGTTATTAATCGATTAACTTTTTTGGGATCTCGCTGATTGTATGCTATCGGCCTCCATCAATGATTACCCTACCTCCGTGGTTTTTTTACCAAAGCTAGGGCTGGGTTCCTATCAGGATGAGCCGCATCGCGACGACCACCCCCTACACAGAGTGGCTCCACTAAGCCAGCTAAAGTGCTATTCACGGGTGCTGATCTTGATCGCTCCGATAGTGATGGCCAGCTGTGCGAGTCGTCCCCTCGTCATCCCTTCAAAAACGACGACGCCTCACGAATCAGTGCACCCTGCTGACGTTCATCGCTCGGATCCCCTGGAACCCCTCAATCGGCTGATGTGGCGATGGAACTACCATCTCCTAGATCCCCTACTACTCCGACCCCTGGCGGTCGTCTGGCATCACTGCCTGCCATACCGGCTACGACAGGGGATTGACAATGCGCTCGGTAATTTAGATGAACTGCCCAGCGCGATGAATTATTTACTGCAGGCCCAATTCACTAAGTCATTAAGACCTGTAGCCCGCTTTGCGATCAATACCCTTGTCGGGCTCGGGGGCCTGATTGATATCGCTAGCTACAGTGGCCTGCCAAAACACCCCCATTACCCATTAGGTCATGTACTTGGTTACTACCAGCTTGGCCATGGGCCTTTCTTGGTACTACCAGCCTATGGACCGACAACGCCACGACAGCTAACCGGTCGAATGATAGAGCAGATCTGCTATTTCCCACTCACCACCCTGACCTTATGGGGACGGGTTGGCAAGGAGTTATTAGAAGGCATTGAAAGGCGTGCTCAGCTGCTGTCACGAGAATCAATACTGCAGCACTCCTCAGACAGCTACCTCACCGTTCGTGAGGCCTACTTTCAATCGAATGACTTCGCGATTCAAGAGGAGCGGGGTGAGCAAGCGAAAGAACCCGATCAAGCGCTGCCACAGGAGATTTTAGATCAGCTGGATTAGCTCTACTTAGCGTTGCAAGCACGCTAGGCAACCCCACCCACCGTCATCGCCTCTATTTTTAAGGTTGGTTGCCCAACCCCAACCGGGACCATTTGGCCAGCTTTACCACAGATCCCAACGCCTGGATCGAGCGCTAAATCACTCCCCACCATCGAGATCTTCTGCATAGTGTCTATGCCAGATCCTATCAACGTCGCACCTTTAACCGGTTTGGTAACGCGTCCCCGTTCAATCAGATAAGCCTCCGCCGTGCTGAAGACAAAATTGCCTGAGGTAATATCGACCTGTCCACCCGAAAAGTGGGGCGCATAGAGGCCATAATCGACACTTTCAATGATCGCTTGTGGACTCTGCTGACCAGGTTGTAAATAGGTATTGGTCATACGTGGCATCGGCAGATGGGCATAGGATTCACGACGACCGTTACCAGTAGCAAGCACTCCCATGAGTCGGGCATTGAGTTTATCCTGCAAGTAGCCCTTGAGGATGCCATTTTCAATGAGCACATTGTGAGAACTCGGTGTGCCTTCATCATCAATGGTTAATGAGCCCCGACGTTCTGGCAGGGTGCCATCATCAATCACGGTGCATAACGGCGACGCGACCAGTTCGCCTAGGCGACCGGCAAATACCGAAGAGCCTTTACGGTTGAAATCCCCCTCCAACCCATGACCCACCGCTTCATGCAGCAGTACGCCGGGCCAACCTGGGCCAAGCACCACGGGCAATGTCCCGGCAGGAGCCGGGATCGCCTGTAGATTAACCAGGGCTTGGCGAACTGCCTCTTGAGCATAACTTTCGGCACGACTGATCCCCTGCATCGGTTGTAAAAAGTAGTCATAGCCACACCGCGCTCCGCCTCCGGCACTGCCGTGTTCACGGCAACCCTGCTGCTCTACCAACAAAGTAATCGAGAGGCGAACAAGGGGACGCCTATCAGCAGCCCACGTGCCATCAGTAGCCGCCACGAGGACCAACTCATAGAGGCCATCGAGGGTAACGGTCACTTGACAAACGCGTGGATCAGCTGCCCGGGCCGCCCGGTCAACCCGATGCAGTAAGTCAATTTTTTCTTCACGACGCAGCGTTTGTAACGGATTCACCGCGGGATACCAGGCTTGAGGCTGCCGAGTCACCAGAGCGCTTATGGCGCTTTGGCCCGCTTCGCGGGCAATACAGCGTGCTGTCTGGACACTCTGCTGTAGTGTGGAGACACTGAGCTGATCGGCGTAAGCAAAGCCGGTGGTTTCACCAGAGACTGCCCGTACCCCAATGCCTTGATCGATATGATAGGTCGCCCGCTTGATAATGCGTTCTTCCAGGATCCACTGTTCATGCCAAGTGGCTTGGCAGTAGAGATCGGCATAATCAATGTTCCGCTCTGCTAACAGGGTTAACCCAGTAAACAGCTGTTGTTGATTTAATCCGTAAGGGATCAGAAGCTGTTCACTGACAGCGGTTACACTCATGATAGTCGACCTATGGTAGGGGGTTGCGGATAATGGAATGGGGTGACTGCACGGCAGTCTAGTCAGAAAGATCCCCTGCAGATCATCATAACGCTAAATGGGTTCAGATGGTAGCCAAGGGTCTATCCTGAGAGGATCCCACGTCCCTGGCAGCTGGGACAGATCTGACACCGATCCCCAGCGAGGTGATCACGGCGACGCTGACGCGTCATCTCCACTAACCCTAACGGTGAGAACTCCCCTAGGGTCGTTTGAGCCCGATCACCGCTTAACAGCTGCCGTAGTGCGGCTAAAACCTGTTGCCGATGGGGGGCTTGCAGCATATTGATAAAATCGACCACAATGATCCCCCCGAGATCCCGCAAGCGGAGTTGCTGAGCAATCGCTTGGGCGGCCTCCAGATTGGTCTGCAGCGCTAGCCTGGCTGGATCGCTTGCCGCTACAAAGCTGCCGCTATTCACATCGATGGTCGTCAAGGCACTGGTCTGTTCTATCAGCAGATAGCCGCCACTAGGCAGTGCCACCGAGCGTCCTAACGCTTCCTGGATCACCGACTCAATCCCCCAGTGCTGAAACAGCGGTTTAGCACCGGGATAGCATTCAATTTTAGGGCAGATCTCAGGCATCCACTGTCGACTAAACGCCCTGAACTGCTCGGCAGTGCTTTGACAATCGACCACGATCTGTGTCAGCTCAGCGCTGCCGTAGTCGTGTAGGATGCGCGGTATCCAAGAGGGCTCCTCATAAAGCTTCTTGATCCCTTGGGCTGGCTGATCAGCCTGTAACACGCGCTGCCACTGCTGTTGCAGCAGCGTGATTTCATGGGCGATGGTGGCAGCATCAATGCCAGTGGCGGCCGTGCGGATCATCCACCCCAGGGCTTTCTTGGAATGGTTCATAACCACCGTGATCAGCCGTTCACGCTCCGCCACACTGGTAATGCGGCGTGAGATTTGGATAGCGCTCTGCTGAGGTAATAGCACCAGGTAGCGACCAGATAGTGTGATCCGCGTGGTCAGCTGAGGACCTTTTGTTCCAAAGGGATCCTGGATCACTTGGACCCTCAATGATTGGCCCTCATAAAGGGATCGATGGATGGGTGGAATGAGGGAAACCGCTTGCTGAGAGCGCTGTAAGGGGGGGGTATCCCGAATCTGGCTAACCGGCAAAAAAGCGGGTGGAACGGTACCAATATCGACAAAGGCCGCCTGTAGCGCTGGCAATAGCCGACAAACCCGCCCGCGATAAATGGCCCCAACCAGACTCGGCTGCTCTGGCCGAACCATCAGAAACTCCAGCACGCGTCTACCTTGACAGTAGGCGATGCGGATCGCAGTGGGCAGAACATTAATTAGTAGCGAGGTCGGCATGGCTGGATTCAAACAATACGTGCAACACAGCCTCCAGTATAAGCGAGTTTTTTGCCTAAGCCTAAAGTAGACCTATTATTGATAAGGATACCACTGCGTGTTTGATAGTAGGTTTGTTACCATGAAGTATGAGCGTTACCTCTTGTTTTAATAGAAGGCTCGAAACCTGCTATCAAAACCGGTAACGCTGCTCTTTTCAACTGCTAATCTCAGGTTAAATCGTAAGTAATACATAGAAGCTACAGCACCTATCCCTATCACTCCACTTTTGTTGAGATTTTTTTACCTCTTTCTCAACTGTTCTAATTTTTTCACTGCATTTACTGCTTGTTCTACTACTGCTCTTGCTGCATCTCTTGCTGCTTCTGCTTGTCCTAAGTCTTTTTCTGCTGCTTCTCTTGTTTTTCTTTCTGCTTCTGTTAATGCTTTTATTTCTGCTTCTGTTAATGCTTTTCTTACTCGTTCTGTTAATGTTTTTACTGCTTCTTCTTCTTCTTTTTTAGCTACTGCTACTGCATTTCTTGCTCTTGCAACTTCTGCTTCTGCTTCCTTTAATTTTCTTACAGCTGCTGCTTCTAATGCTTCTGCTTCTTTTAATGCTTCTTCTGCTGGATCGGCTATTTTTGCATATTTTACAACTATCATTCGCTCACGCTGCACCCGAGCCAGCCGCTGGCCCTCTGCTGAATGCAGTACGAAGACCTGCTGTGGATCTAACTGTTGGGATAGGGGGAGAGAAAAACGATAACTTAGCACGGCACTGATCTGATGTTTAGCGTTGCCACACCCGGCCTGCCTTTGATAAGCCAAAGTCAGGAGCGGAACGGGCGTGTAACTCACCCCCCAGCCCCACTGCTGAGGATTTCGATGGCGTTGTTGCTCGCTGTCTAAAGCGACTTCATCACCCCAATAGCGAACCGTGCGTAGGGAAACACCCAGATGCGGCAAAGCCGGTAGATAGCCTCTCAAAGTCGCATCATAACCGCTGGCCGTCCGCTGTCGATATCCTGTCAACTCATGAGCGCTCTTCCAGCCATTGACTGGGAGATAGCCATTGACGGCAAGCGTCAATGACTGCCACCACGCCTCACCCCCCAATCCTAAACGACGTTGCTGTCTTTTGGTCTCTTGATCATAGAATAGGTTAAACCCTAATCCCCAATGGACTTTGGGGAAATAACGCCATCCTAAACCAAGACTCAGTAGGTTTCGCTGTTGCTGGCGATGCCACCCGCCTTGCAGAAACAGCAGCTGTTGCTCCTCGTAGAAAAAAGGCCATAATCCTTCAATGGTTGAAAATTTTTGAGCAGCGTCCTCCTGCCTACCGAGGATTACATCAACAGCAGGAAGGGTCTGAAGAGTCGCTGAAGACTCACCGGCCATGGCTAAGGGCTGTTCTAGAGCCCTGGCGACCACGACATTGGTGCCAACGGCTAGGTAACACAATAAAGAAGTTTTTAATAGGGTATTCATAATATCAGGGACTCGCTCCTCGAAAAAAACATCCAGAATTATCACATAATAATAATACTTTTTTAAAGTAAAAGTTAACAATAATTTATCAATTGTCAACAATCTCCTAAAATGTCCGGTTTTTGATCGTATTCATATACTGGACCTTAAGCATTAAGTGCGGCGAAGATTCCATTGATCTTGCCCCGTTTTAACGGACACTAAGAAGAGAAACCCGCTAGTTGCTGTTGTCTGCTATTTTCAAACTCTACTGGTGAAACGTAGTTGAGTGTTGAATGCCGCCTTTTACGGTTATAAAACACCATGATGTACTCAAAAATACTCTGTTTAGCCTGTTCCTGGGTCTCATAGGACTCAAAGTAGACATGCTCGGTCTTTAGGGTATGGAAAAAGCTCTCAGCGGCTGCATTATCATAACAATTTCCAATCCCACTCATGCTCAGTAAAATACCCTATTGTTCGGCTACCCTGATCGGAATGATGAATCAGGCTCCCCGAGGGTTTTCTGTGTGTTACTGCCTGTTGTA
This genomic stretch from unidentified bacterial endosymbiont harbors:
- a CDS encoding MlaA family lipoprotein, which produces MIAPIVMASCASRPLVIPSKTTTPHESVHPADVHRSDPLEPLNRLMWRWNYHLLDPLLLRPLAVVWHHCLPYRLRQGIDNALGNLDELPSAMNYLLQAQFTKSLRPVARFAINTLVGLGGLIDIASYSGLPKHPHYPLGHVLGYYQLGHGPFLVLPAYGPTTPRQLTGRMIEQICYFPLTTLTLWGRVGKELLEGIERRAQLLSRESILQHSSDSYLTVREAYFQSNDFAIQEERGEQAKEPDQALPQEILDQLD
- the tldD gene encoding metalloprotease TldD, whose protein sequence is MSVTAVSEQLLIPYGLNQQQLFTGLTLLAERNIDYADLYCQATWHEQWILEERIIKRATYHIDQGIGVRAVSGETTGFAYADQLSVSTLQQSVQTARCIAREAGQSAISALVTRQPQAWYPAVNPLQTLRREEKIDLLHRVDRAARAADPRVCQVTVTLDGLYELVLVAATDGTWAADRRPLVRLSITLLVEQQGCREHGSAGGGARCGYDYFLQPMQGISRAESYAQEAVRQALVNLQAIPAPAGTLPVVLGPGWPGVLLHEAVGHGLEGDFNRKGSSVFAGRLGELVASPLCTVIDDGTLPERRGSLTIDDEGTPSSHNVLIENGILKGYLQDKLNARLMGVLATGNGRRESYAHLPMPRMTNTYLQPGQQSPQAIIESVDYGLYAPHFSGGQVDITSGNFVFSTAEAYLIERGRVTKPVKGATLIGSGIDTMQKISMVGSDLALDPGVGICGKAGQMVPVGVGQPTLKIEAMTVGGVA
- a CDS encoding Rne/Rng family ribonuclease — translated: MPTSLLINVLPTAIRIAYCQGRRVLEFLMVRPEQPSLVGAIYRGRVCRLLPALQAAFVDIGTVPPAFLPVSQIRDTPPLQRSQQAVSLIPPIHRSLYEGQSLRVQVIQDPFGTKGPQLTTRITLSGRYLVLLPQQSAIQISRRITSVAERERLITVVMNHSKKALGWMIRTAATGIDAATIAHEITLLQQQWQRVLQADQPAQGIKKLYEEPSWIPRILHDYGSAELTQIVVDCQSTAEQFRAFSRQWMPEICPKIECYPGAKPLFQHWGIESVIQEALGRSVALPSGGYLLIEQTSALTTIDVNSGSFVAASDPARLALQTNLEAAQAIAQQLRLRDLGGIIVVDFINMLQAPHRQQVLAALRQLLSGDRAQTTLGEFSPLGLVEMTRQRRRDHLAGDRCQICPSCQGRGILSG
- a CDS encoding inverse autotransporter beta domain-containing protein translates to MNTLLKTSLLCYLAVGTNVVVARALEQPLAMAGESSATLQTLPAVDVILGRQEDAAQKFSTIEGLWPFFYEEQQLLFLQGGWHRQQQRNLLSLGLGWRYFPKVHWGLGFNLFYDQETKRQQRRLGLGGEAWWQSLTLAVNGYLPVNGWKSAHELTGYRQRTASGYDATLRGYLPALPHLGVSLRTVRYWGDEVALDSEQQRHRNPQQWGWGVSYTPVPLLTLAYQRQAGCGNAKHQISAVLSYRFSLPLSQQLDPQQVFVLHSAEGQRLARVQRERMIVVKYAKIADPAEEALKEAEALEAAAVRKLKEAEAEVARARNAVAVAKKEEEEAVKTLTERVRKALTEAEIKALTEAERKTREAAEKDLGQAEAARDAARAVVEQAVNAVKKLEQLRKR